The following coding sequences lie in one Verrucomicrobiaceae bacterium genomic window:
- a CDS encoding DUF502 domain-containing protein → MPKGWVVWVRNKFIAGLAMAVPLIVTFGILQFVYNLLHGWSEGLLGYVAEMLKEIAGREVIRLDDPLVRRVTDFVGFMIPLVVIVALGIMATNVIGARIVNATDKLLLRVPFIAVIYKTLKQVIDSFRSFGARQNLKRVVYIDYPIPGTRMLGFATGQFCDPQSGKAMTSVLVPTSPSPMTALLLVVDSDKITDAGISMEDAMKLILSGGLVGPQATVPPLNQKTPPLRSQKPLHPLPHPSR, encoded by the coding sequence ATGCCCAAGGGCTGGGTCGTGTGGGTGCGAAACAAATTCATCGCGGGCCTCGCGATGGCGGTGCCGCTGATCGTGACCTTTGGGATCCTGCAGTTCGTGTACAATCTCCTCCACGGCTGGAGTGAGGGCCTGCTGGGCTATGTGGCCGAGATGCTGAAGGAAATCGCCGGGCGTGAGGTGATCCGGCTGGATGATCCGCTGGTGCGGCGTGTCACGGACTTCGTCGGCTTCATGATCCCGCTGGTGGTCATCGTGGCGCTGGGGATCATGGCCACGAACGTCATCGGTGCCCGCATCGTCAATGCCACGGACAAGCTGCTGCTGCGTGTGCCCTTCATCGCTGTCATTTATAAGACTCTGAAGCAGGTCATCGACAGCTTCCGCAGTTTTGGAGCACGGCAGAATCTGAAGCGTGTCGTCTATATCGACTATCCGATCCCCGGCACACGCATGCTCGGCTTTGCCACAGGCCAATTCTGCGATCCGCAGAGTGGCAAGGCCATGACCAGCGTGCTGGTGCCCACCTCACCCAGCCCCATGACCGCGCTGCTGCTGGTGGTGGACTCCGATAAGATCACCGATGCTGGCATCAGCATGGAGGATGCGATGAAGCTCATCCTTTCCGGCGGACTGGTGGGCCCACAGGCCACTGTGCCGCCGCTGAATCAAAAAACGCCGCCGCTGCGATCCCAGAAACCGCTGCACCCGCTGCCGCACCCATCCCGGTGA
- a CDS encoding alpha/beta hydrolase fold domain-containing protein → MLSLHTGGWDSGDPGEFRRANSALVARCDVVLLSFGYRLAPEHPWPAQIDDVRRAVAWTRENAATLGIDAEDLILLGRSAGAQIATACAYGCQELSVKGCIAVWPIRYVFRPEVELPE, encoded by the coding sequence ATGCTCTCTTTGCACACGGGTGGCTGGGACAGCGGCGATCCCGGAGAATTCCGCCGTGCCAACAGTGCCCTCGTCGCACGCTGCGATGTCGTTTTGCTCTCCTTCGGCTACCGACTCGCCCCCGAGCATCCGTGGCCCGCACAAATCGACGATGTGCGCCGCGCCGTCGCCTGGACGCGGGAAAATGCCGCCACGCTCGGCATCGACGCGGAGGATTTGATCCTACTCGGTCGCAGCGCTGGGGCACAGATCGCCACCGCCTGTGCCTACGGCTGCCAGGAACTGAGCGTGAAGGGCTGCATCGCCGTATGGCCCATCAGATATGTTTTTCGCCCGGAAGTGGAGCTACCCGAATGA
- a CDS encoding prolyl oligopeptidase family serine peptidase — protein sequence MFFARKWSYPNDILKSLKLVLQYMGGEPEAVPQNYHSASATQHLREDNPRTLLIHGSSDCLVWVEHSARMHRMIADPARCDFLELPWGDHGCDFFPHSPGGHAHPLGDGALFAELSFSPRN from the coding sequence ATGTTTTTCGCCCGGAAGTGGAGCTACCCGAATGACATCCTGAAGTCGCTGAAGCTCGTCCTTCAATACATGGGCGGTGAACCCGAGGCCGTGCCGCAGAACTATCACAGCGCCTCCGCCACCCAGCATCTCCGTGAAGACAATCCGCGCACGCTACTCATCCACGGCAGCTCCGACTGCCTGGTGTGGGTGGAGCACAGCGCCCGCATGCACCGCATGATCGCCGATCCCGCCCGCTGCGACTTCCTGGAGCTACCCTGGGGCGATCACGGCTGTGACTTCTTCCCCCACAGCCCCGGCGGCCACGCTCACCCTCTCGGAGATGGCGCACTTTTTGCAGAGCTGAGCTTCAGTCCCCGTAATTGA